The following coding sequences lie in one Spinacia oleracea cultivar Varoflay chromosome 1, BTI_SOV_V1, whole genome shotgun sequence genomic window:
- the LOC110798834 gene encoding protein-tyrosine-phosphatase MKP1: MVGKEDETSSWGQYQVCNNAQKKFWRSASWSASRTAAHNPDSDDIDSVDPNGNSGINGIQARRFPAPLTPRSQQNCKARSCLPPLQPLSIARRSLDEWPKAGSDDIGEWPGPPTPSGRDVNKGAERLKLDMSAIQTNSERNGGFVKKDKIAFFDKECSKVAEHIYLGGDAVARDRNILKKNGITHVLNCVGFVCPEYFKADFVYRTLWLQDSPSEDITSILYDVFDYFEDVREQKGKVFVHCCQGVSRSTSLVIAYLMWREGQSFDDAFQYVKEARGIADPNMGFACQLLQCQKRVHAVPLSPSSLLRVYRISPHSPYDPLHLVPKMLNDLSPSSLDSRGAFIVQVSSAIYVWLGKNCEVIMEREARGAVTQIVRYEKVQVPVLVIKEGEEPTLFWNIFSDFVMDKCASGVNYGDAKIQPGERKVDSYNVDFEIFQKAIKGGFVPAVASSEIEHETHLPARENSWSVLRCKFASGHMKEFVLAPKLVLNRLHSDSKHSHGESIISNNSRISDVTSVPSTSSSPSSLSSPYLSPDSFTSDSSNNSKYSSESPIESPLSLPSAFSNMSLLSSKTSTNISNHPGYIEVNFGSNPLRSTNLPSRRSPLSLAERRGSLSRCLTLPNVAGDGRMQGSPQEFFAGKQDDHVNDNTCISFELDRGGMIAACKNASLEKDLDSDKLESKSSPCEKEFSIPRGKSTSSINAGVVAVVSTKCDLERPLVYRLPDLEKVSVSGACKLDSGSAFIVVDPARVASPIKDSNIYLWVGNSFKFGQNQLHAYRKVGDVDLADLEQAGSDVLSRMGLPESTNIKIIREGEEPTEFLEGLSTL, encoded by the coding sequence ATGGTGGGTAAAGAAGATGAAACTAGTTCATGGGGCCAGTATCAAGTTTGCAACAATGCCCAGAAAAAGTTTTGGAGGTCGGCTTCATGGTCGGCATCTAGAACCGCTGCCCATAACCCTGATAGTGATGATATTGATAGTGTAGATCCGAATGGGAACTCTGGGATTAATGGTATCCAAGCACGGAGGTTTCCTGCTCCATTAACTCCTCGTTCCCAACAGAATTGTAAAGCTAGATCATGTTTGCCCCCACTACAGCCCCTCTCTATTGCTCGAAGGAGCTTGGATGAATGGCCAAAGGCTGGCTCAGATGATATAGGAGAGTGGCCTGGACCACCCACACCCAGTGGTAGGGATGTGAACAAGGGTGCGGAAAGGTTGAAGCTTGATATGTCTGCTATTCAGACAAATTCAGAGAGGAATGGAGGGTTTGTTAAGAAAGATAAGATTgcattctttgacaaagaatgTTCTAAGGTGGCGGAACACATTTATCTTGGAGGTGACGCTGTTGCTAGGGATAGGAATATACTGAAAAAGAATGGGATTACCCATGTGCTCAATTGTGTGGGTTTTGTTTGCCCTGAGTATTTCAAAGCTGACTTTGTTTATAGAACGTTGTGGCTTCAGGATAGTCCTTCAGAGGATATTACTAGCATACTTTATGATGTATTTGACTATTTTGAAGATGTTAGGGAGCAGAAAGGAAAGGTTTTTGTTCATTGTTGTCAAGGTGTATCTCGGTCTACATCACTAGTAATTGCATATCTTATGTGGAGGGAGGGGCAGAGCTTCGATGATGCATTTCAGTATGTGAAAGAAGCTAGGGGTATTGCTGATCCAAACATGGGTTTTGCTTGCCAACTGCTGCAATGCCAAAAGAGAGTTCATGCCGTTCCTCTCAGTCCAAGTTCATTATTAAGAGTATACAGGATTTCACCTCATTCTCCATATGACCCTTTACATCTTGTCCCGAAAATGTTAAATGATTTGTCTCCTTCATCCCTTGATTCCAGAGGCGCATTTATTGTACAGGTGTCTTCTGCAATTTATGTTTGGCTGGGAAAGAATTGTGAAGTTATAATGGAGAGGGAGGCGAGAGGTGCTGTGACTCAGATTGTGCGGTATGAAAAGGTACAAGTACCTGTCCTTGTAATTAAGGAAGGTGAAGAGCCAACCCTTTTTTGGAATATCTTTTCTGATTTCGTGATGGACAAATGTGCTAGTGGTGTAAACTATGGGGACGCTAAAATTCAGCCTGGTGAGAGGAAAGTTGACTCTTATAATGTGGATTTTGAGATCTTTCAGAAGGCAATCAAAGGGGGTTTTGTCCCAGCTGTTGCATCATCAGAGATCGAACATGAAACACATCTGCCTGCACGGGAGAATAGTTGGAGTGTGTTGAGATGCAAGTTTGCCTCCGGTCATATGAAGGAGTTTGTCTTAGCTCCTAAATTGGTTCTAAATAGACTTCACTCTGATTCTAAGCATAGTCATGGAGAAAGTATTATTTCGAATAACTCACGTATATCTGATGTTACATCGGTGCCCTCAACGTCCTCATCACCTTCTTCTCTGTCATCACCTTATCTTTCTCCAGATTCCTTCACTTCTGATTCAAGTAATAACTCGAAGTATTCCTCGGAGTCTCCTATAGAGTCACCCTTGTCACTACCCTCAGCTTTTTCTAACATGTCTCTTCTCTCGTCTAAAACTTCTACAAATATATCTAACCATCCAGGCTACATTGAGGTTAACTTTGGTTCAAATCCTCTAAGATCCACTAACTTACCTTCCAGAAGGTCACCTCTGTCACTTGCAGAGCGTAGGGGTAGCTTATCCAGGTGCCTGACTTTGCCAAATGTGGCTGGCGACGGAAGGATGCAAGGATCTCCGCAAGAGTTCTTTGCCGGCAAACAAGATGATCACGTAAATGATAATACCTGCATATCGTTTGAGCTGGATAGGGGAGGAATGATTGCAGCTTGCAAGAATGCTTCTCTTGAAAAGGATCTTGATTCTGATAAGCTAGAGAGCAAAAGTAGTCCTTGTGAAAAGGAATTTTCTATACCAAGAGGGAAATCTACCTCGAGTATAAATGCGGGAGTTGTGGCTGTAGTTTCCACTAAGTGTGATCTCGAGCGACCTTTGGTTTACCGCTTACCGGATCTGGAGAAGGTATCGGTTTCAGGAGCATGTAAGCTTGATTCTGGTTCAGCATTCATCGTCGTGGATCCAGCGAGAGTTGCATCCCCCATCAAAGATTCAAATATCTATCTTTGGGTTGGCAATTCTTTCAAATTTGGTCAAAATCAATTACATGCATATAGGAAGGTAGGTGATGTAGATTTAGCTGACTTGGAGCAAGCTGGTTCTGATGTTCTATCTCGCATGGGTCTTCCTGAAAGCACCAACATTAAG